Proteins encoded in a region of the Hippopotamus amphibius kiboko isolate mHipAmp2 chromosome 11, mHipAmp2.hap2, whole genome shotgun sequence genome:
- the LOC130832087 gene encoding proteolipid protein 2-like, whose translation MADSQRASVPRCWTTCTNFLCSQKGSLLFAEIILCLVILTLFSASTSGYSSLSVIELIFASIFFIIYMCDLHTKIQFIHWPWSDFFRALIAAILYLITSIIVLVERVNRSRIIAGVLGLIATGLFGYDASVTFPLR comes from the coding sequence ATGGCAGATTCCCAGCGCGCATCCGTCCCCCGCTGCTGGACCACCTGCACCAACTTCTTGTGCTCCCAAAAAGGAAGTCTCCTGTTTGCTGAGATTATATTGTGCCTGGTGATTCTGACCCTCTTCAGTGCCTCAACATCAGGATATTCCTCTCTGTCAGTGATTGAATTGATCTTTGCATCTATCTTCTTTATCATCTACATGTGTGACCTGCACACCAAGATACAATTCATTCACTGGCCTTGGAGTGATTTCTTCCGAGCCCTCATAGCGGCCATCCTCTACCTGATCACCTCCATTATTGTCCTTGTTGAGAGAGTAAACCGCTCCAGAATCATTGCAGGGGTACTGGGCCTAATCGCTACAGGCCTCTTTGGCTATGATGCCTCTGTCACTTTCCCGTTGCGATAA